The sequence TAGCAAGGTATACGAAAAGTGTAGTTTGGTATGGTAACTAGTAGATTTTGAGGAAAATGATCCATCCTAAAAGGAAACCACCAAATGAACAGCATATTAGATGGTTCAACAGGTCCTAACACCCTCATTGATAGCCTTATCTGTATGGCCACCATGCTGCTAGTGACGAGACTATTTTTGGCCATTCAGGTCACGTAGAATTTGATCCTTTTATTTGGACAGCTAACGACTTGAATTAGTCTTAAATCATCGTTAACCTGCTGTTCATATACATCCTGAACTCGAATGAGTCTGAATAACAAGTGGAGGACTTGCTTAACCAATGCAAAAATTAACTTTCAACAAAGATACTTTCAGATATTTTATAAAGCCCATTTggtgattaaaaaaaaaagctcGTCAAGTTCATGGTAAAAAAAATTCCTCTACAATTATTTCATAGTAAGAAATTGTAAAGTGCATTCTTTTTAATTGGGCACTGCCTACTAAGATTTTTGACGGCTACTCTTTGAGTACGCTAATTTGTAACTGGGATGCTGTTATTGGCAATTGCTGATTACTTCaatgcttttttttctttttgtaggtCGTCACTCCATTGCGACCTCTTCTTTTTTAATGTAGCTCTCCACTTTTCcgtcaaaagtttttttttttttttgtaataagttcCTCCACagtaaaatataaaaattaacattaatatAGGCTGTTTGGACTTTGGATATCATTCAGAAAGATGTTTTTCTGACTTCTAGAAGCAAAAAATTCAGAAGGTAGTTTGGGCATATAATTTCTGAATGACTTCTAGAAGAAGAAAAGTTAACTTTCTGACTTCTGGCCAAACACCCTCTAAGGTGAAAAATTCCGTAACCCAAATAACTTGGCTAGTGGTTGTAGAAGAAGCTGCCAGGCATAGGAACGCAATCAGAGATGAAACTTCCCTTGGTTCTCCAATACACTGGATTGGGTTCATGCGACGATGCTTTGTAGGTGCTCCTTGTCTTCCTGCATCTGCGATGGAAACAATTGTAGGGGGATGTTGTGGTAAACATACTAGTTATGTACAGTCTGGCCATCAGAGTAGTCAGTGAGTAGTTTGATTTCTGAGTAAACAAATTTAGAGTTGCTGCATTATGTCTTGAGATTTTATGTTAGTCCCACATAGTCTGTTGCTGTACATTTACAAGATTTAAGGCAGTACACAGCAGTCGGGATGTAAAGAACCATTTCATGCAGTGGCTGAATTTGCTGTGCCAAGCTCAAAGTCCAAATCCTCCGTGAAAATGGAATGGTGAACCCAATTCTACTTTCCCATTTCATTTTCGTATTGGGGGTTCTTCTCCTTATGGTGGAACTGGGTGCCGTAAGTGCTTTGGAATGGACTGCTGAGCATAAAAAATTTGAAGTTTTTCGACAATCTGACTCAACAGCTGCTATTGCTGCTTTCATGACTCACAAAAGACCTTCTTTTGGAAGCAATCTATTCACTTAAGGCATGCTTCCCGGGAAATCAcagttttttgttcttttttgctAGGAGTACACTTGTCCAGAGGTCAAATCCCTACTTTCAATCCCAGACCAAGTAGAATTTCTCTTGCTATGGATTTGCTCAAGTTTTGTTGTTGGGCCTTTAGGTGTATGGCGCTGTATTgggttttctttgttcttttctgTTTTTAGTTTTTACTTTGGTTGAGCTTTTGTAATTCTTTTGTTACTCTCTTTGGTCCTTTAATAAAGTTTTTGTGTtctgtttaaaaaaaataaaaataaaaatagagaaaCACCAATATAGACTGAAGTATTTGAAATGTGCAATGTTCAAGAACAGCCAAAATTTTATGGGAATAACTTCTTGACAGCAAGTCTTTTCACATCACATGTATCAGTGtaattggtgtagttgatgttgtagtaaaggGTGATAAAATTTTCTCTGGCCCTTGAATCTTTAACTCTAAAAATAGACGCAGCAGAGGTAAAAGTACAAGTACAGTGGACCACCTATGGCTGTACCATTGCCCACCTGATAAAAAGTTACCACGAGCCATTGATAATGTAACTTTCAGATACATTTACTGGAAGTTTTCATGGGTCTACTTGTACAACATAGGCTGCATAGTCAATTGTTGAAGTATCTTGCTTGCTCCAATGAACTTCCTACAAAAGTCAAAAAGAAGGTGTTGTTTTATCTTTCAAGATCGGGTACATGCAAGGAACTCACTGGCCATCTTTAGTGGTATTCTGACGAATGCTTTTCCTTCATGAATTCTGGTCACAATACTCCTACCACTCTTATTCGTTATACATTTCAAGTAACAGGCATCAAAGTTTTTATCAATAATTGCAATCAAAAAGAGGAAATTCAAATTGACAATATCACAATAATGTGCAGATATGACTAGATTTCTCTAATGAACTGACGAATAATGCTAACAACCAAAATGCCCATCTTTGAGATATGTTCTACTAATCAGAGCGCTATATGAGTATGATCCAGCTGTTTGTTGGTTTGTTTCTTTTAACTTTAGAAAATGGGAAGCAAAACAAAAGATCCCAGCAAAGGTGCCAACACTGGATATGGTAATACTTGCAAGAGTTGTATTAAGTCTTGTTTACTTACTTATAAGTAGCTCAGAGTTTTTCTAACAGATATCAAATcgatcaatttcatcttctgtcttctaaaccttcgaactagtcttttattttctgtattcTTGACGTAGTTCACCTTATCATTTTCAGAACTTAAACTTGACATTGGAACAAGATACGTACAATGGCAGATGCGAAGAATTTATTACAGCACATGTTTAATGCCGCTGCAGATGCAAGGTGCTGTTTGTAACATGGATATATGTTGCAGTTCCTCACTTTATGTGCAAAAAATCTTGAGACTAATTAAGGTTCTGTTTTTTTTCATCAGGTGCCTGTTGTGGGAGAAAGAAAATGGCATCAAAGAGATGAAAGAGCAACTGAATGAGCTTGTTGGTCTACTGGGACAGAGTGAAGCAGGAAAAAAAGCAACCGAGAAGCAGCAAAAACTGAGAGAACAAACTGTTGCCATTGCCTGCGGATCATCTCCGGTGAGATTATCTTTTTACTATCTGATCTGCTTTATTCATTTGGACTTTGGAGTTGTAACTCTGGATATCTAGTTCTTACCTTTTGTATGCTAGTTTGGGTTTTGCTATTCTCAGGCTTAAATACTAAACTGATCCGTGTTTCATTTTCTCTTTGATAGTCGTTCAATTTAATTGTTATCCTAACATGTTAGATCCACAATAAACAGAGCTTAAATGGTAATGTAAAGAACTTTGCCGCCGATGGCATGAATTGTCAGTTGTCTCTTATGTCACTGCCTGCACAGAAGCAGCTCAAGTCTACAGCAGGCACCGCAGATGGCTCACTGACACATTCAGGATCTTTTTTACAGGATCATCAATGGAAGGTTAATTTCCTGACCTCATGTTATATTTGGTTGTTGATAATTTCCTGATAGATCAAGTGAAAAATAGGATCTGTGTTGTGGTGCAGATGATGCAAGCAGGACAGTTATCAACAAAGAAGAAGTGGCAGAAGCATTGGAGACTTTCATTCTACATGCTGATAGTTATATTGTCTTTGCCATCATTAACAAACTCCCTAACAcctccaacaccaccaccagtcTCATACTGTAACGGAGTCCATTTACAGTATACGCTCACTAGAATTAACCAACTGTCCCCAAATGAACACTACCCATTTGAATCAACGGCAATGATTCTAAACAATGGGTTAGAAGATCTGATATCATGGAAACTTTTTATCGATTTTCAGCATAAGgagtacttgattttttgtacAAACGCCATGTTACTAGACGGTACTACTTTACCCGCAGATACTACTACAAATGAGTTAGTGTTTTCTGGTTTCCCAACTACAGATTTGAAATCAGCAAATGAGACCCAAGGAGATGTTGAGCAAATGAGTGTTACAATTTCTTTTGTTGGGACGGAACTTGGAGTCAAACCACCCAATGCTCCTATGCCTAGGAGTATTTCTCTTCTAAATGATGGGTTCAACTGTTCTGAATCTAGGATGCTAGGTATGGTTTAAATTTTTGTTCTTGAATTATTCTCATGTGCTTTTGCTGTTTGTTTTCTTTGGATGTATGGATGAATAATGATGCATGGTGACTTGTGCAGGGAAAGGTACGATGTATGCATGTTGTTTGAAAGAACCAGATTTTGTAACAACTGTTACCATGGGCCAGTACCAACCACGCAAGAAAGGTGATCTGGTGATTTTCTATGATATTGTGAGATCATTTGATTCGGAATACGATGCTCAAGTATCTATACAGAATTATAATTCACTTGGGAGATTGGATAATTGGAAATTGAGTTGGACTTGGATGGGGGATGAGTTCATTAAAAACATGAGGGGAGCATATCCGTCGACAGTGGGTTCTGGAGACTGCATATTTGGTCCCCAGGGGACATTTTACAAGGACATGAATTTATCGAATGTCTTGAACTGTCAGAGGAATCCTACTTTTGTTGATCTACCTCGTGCGAAAACTTATGATTCAACTCTAGGAATGATTCCATTTTGCTGCAGAGATGGAACAATCTTACCTCCTTCTATGAATCCAAGCAAATCTATCTCTATGTTCCAGCTCCAAGTCCAAAAAATGCCCCCATTTCTCAACAGGACTGTTCTTGTTCCACCACACAACTTTCAGATCAAAGGCAGCACATTCAACCCAGATTTCAAGTGTGGTCCACCAATTTTTGTTACTCCAAGTCTATTCCGACATCCAAGTGGGTTGCCGGTTAATGAAACTGCAGTTGCGAGCTGGCAAATTGCGTGCAACATTGCACCAGCAGAGGAAGCAATTCCCAAATGTTGTGTTTCATTGTCAGCGTTTTATAATGAATCTGTCATTCCTTGTCAGACATGTGCTTGTGGTTGCGATAGGCCAAGCAGTACCTGTAATGCCAACGCACCAGCTAATCTTCTTCCTCCAGATGCTTTGCCTGTTCCATTTGATAATCAGACAGATATGGCCATTGCTTGGGCTCGTAGCAAACACTTGCAGTATTCAAGACCTGAACCATGTCCAGATTTTTGTGGAGTCAGCATTCACTGGCACTTGAAATCAAATCATTCCAAAGGTTGGAGTGCGAGGATTACTGTCTTCAACTGGGGAGAAACTAATTTTGCTGACTGGTATGTTGCTGTGCAATTTAGGAAGGCTATTGTTGGGTTTGAAACAATGCACCAGTTCAACGGTACTGCATTTAACAGCTCCGACGACACCATTTTTCTGCAGGGTATGGAAGGTTCAAATTACCTTGTAGGAGAAGTAGATTGTGCTAACCCAGCGAGGGATATTAGAGTTCCAGGGATACAGCAATCCATCAACTCCTTTACTGTTAAAGAGAAGACTCCTGGAGTCGCAAGAGACAAATTTCCGGCTAAAGTCTTGTTTGATGGGGCAGAATGTGCACTTCCAGTAGTATTTCCATCTCCCAGAATTAGATGGCTCGCAAGCATTTgggcatttgttttaggttttgcGGCTCTTATGTTGAACTAAACTATATTTTGCTTCCTTAAGCTTATATGGGTCTGTCAATTTGTATTGTGCGGAGCCATTACACTGAAGAAGCACTTGCAGTAAATTATTCTACTcacaaaactaaattacttgaaaAGTTTCCTCATTCATTAAGTTTTGTGTATTATTTCTTTCAAAGTAGAGGAAAGACTACATACCCCATCCTTTATTTATGCTGTTATCAAATAAGTTCTAatataaacaacaacaaatgaATGGTTTACGTTCCATAATGCCCATTCCTGGTTCACAATACCCATCTGAGTAACCTTTAGATTTGCAATGAGTAATACAGTCTTGATGAGTTCGACATCTACCATCTATCACAGCCGTGCATGTATAATCAGTCCTTATATCTGTTGTTGCAATTTCAACATCTGCATAACCACACGAGCAGCATCCGTTGGTTAATCGTTATAAATCAAATATCATTGAAAAATATCTGCACTAGTAACTTTTATTTATAAAACAGAAGTAAAAACAAGTACAATTTTGGGTAAAATCAAGATGTTAAGTTCTAGAAATAAAATATACCAACTATTAATCCTTCCAGCCGCCTCAACCGAGTAAGAAGAGTCACCTAGAAGCAACAAGCATAAGATGAGAGATACAACCATCTGAGTCGAAGCAAGGGGGAAAATGAACTTCATTTTTTTCTACTTCTAATTTTTCATTGCTTGCTTGATCAGTGCCTTGTATTTATAATAGCCTTATTAATAATCTAAATACATTAGGTGTATTAATTACAGTAAGATATCGTCAGATTCTGAAATTAATAGGCAAGATATTTCAGGATTTATGTCATTTATTAGTGCATATCTAATGAAAAGTGTGATTTATTTATTATGAAAATACAGAGAGTTATTCTTATGACCCTAAGTCATTTGTTGCCTGAATTACCTCAAAGGTTAGCAAAATTCCCTTTGTAAATTCTCCGTGGAAACATCTGGATATCATGAACAACTTTACCCAACAAAATCGCCCTTGTATTTGCAGCAATAAGAACATTTGCAATTCAAAAACCACAAAACCATTGGCAAGAAGCATGGATACTTAGAGAGGACCTCTAGCAGTATACACTATATCCCTTCTACATATGCAGCTCTTAATCACCAACATTCCTACACAACAGCTTAAGCAAACATTTGGTCGATCGTACTGGTATCTCTACACTGTCATGTAAATAGAAACGACATTGGAGACAACACTAATTTAGCGACAAAACAATGGGCATGCAGTAAGTACACTTGAAGATATAACGCTTTAAGTGGGGGTCCGGAGGTCATTTTGCATTACTCCTTATGGGAGGTTAAGAATGGTGAGAGTATCCTGCTTTTAGAGATAACTGGATTCCAAATTATAGTGACCCTAAGTTTGTTGCTAATCATAATCCTAACCTCACTGTTTCAGCTTTCATCGATAGAAACACTAAGGGTGTGATAAACTTATTTGGCCACATACTATAGGAATGACAGATTCTCTGTTAAATCTAATTACAAGCTTATCTGGGAAAAATACTTAAATCAATAATCCACAAAGTAGTAATCCTCTATATAAATCCGTATGGAGCTTACCCATCTTGCAtaaagtgtagttgcaggaaatcctacactacatccctcacaagatttcattaatattcaactcattttagattaacaatcttaattttattaatgaatctttgaacaatcttacaagaaaagataaaggaatcaagaataaccactgctctaggttttctctctcctatttacttgcttctcactcagaaaagatctctccccttttctttacaactgagcggctatttatagagaattacatagtggatgacagctaatctgtcctttattttcggatatgacttgcgatattctagcatctttacaaatgttaatctcgcagactctctaattttcgcaggagcatcacatttttctcatgatttaactgacgtcgtttattatttcgtttctgaagttgttctgcgacactgttgtgttgttcaTAATTTCGCTGAGGTATTATtgatgcgagattctgatcctacatcttgcctcttctcatatattctctgcgaagtagagaatgatgtgagaaatgccgcagctgtccatctcttcatattctgcatttatcacacgtatcctttcttccatctatttcttgacacgtcttctgtaaccgctgcttttcaaccgctcacgtcttttcgcattaatggtgtttatttcttcgagtaaaaaaaatcttctttatatattcttcttactctattttctttttactttctcttctctttttactctctcatctctgcaactctgttgttcttccgtaagttctgctattgTAATTCTTCTCTCTTcgatcttcttacttttcatccattcccatactctatattcagatatgcctccaagtggccaaaaacatgagaaaaccttaaaagacgtccaaaaagattttgctgagaaaggtttcacactttctaccattcctggtgaaagtgccaagtcaattctttctgtcaaacttttctctgatcaacattgtgatgatcaatcaatcatagtttcgctgggtcaaattctcgcaggtctccccattcctctttatgacccatatattcctctgttctatgaaattctcgctcactcgggattttcgcgagctatcttccaattgagtggggattgcatccgtatgatgctggagttcgctaatcgtggtgctggtaaaggatctctttactctaaagaacttagggatcctaaattcgcagacttggagataattgctgaaaaatacacagtagcgagtttctttgaaaattatgaattgatctccatgaagaaagagaatactcgctggggtattcgcttgaaaaggaaagataatattgatgaagctaaaatactcatgcaagacattgattggcactctggtaagaacacaactcctcgctaatccaaagatgataaatggtgtgtttttcccttgatgctgaaaggaccttacattgctgggtcaaatgttcttcctgagaatctcgcttcttatcaaccttggCTATTCTCTTGgtccgagaaggagaaagaagtatgtctcttccagtttcgcccactttatatttctttatttgtctttattcttttgttcgctgattcttgcgacattcaacagatccagaaactgaaggATAGATATCACatgactgggaaggctagtaccttgttatctcttcgctcatacacagatgaggtaagaaatattctcttatgattttaaacagtataatgttgcctctatttcttatttctatctgtgtgtgaagattattgctgaaatagaagatcttgccaatgttgcgaagactggtgataaaggcaaaggtgctctttgcagggaaaaaccaactgctcctccttcaaagaagagaaaaatccgttcttcctctccttcagatattccttctcatgaaaactccgagagtgatgaagatgataaggATAATGATGAcattgctgcaaatgaagattctccatctgaatcttctatggctaagctctctggcctcttttctgattcttggcaaggaatgggagataatcaattcgctaatacctgcaaagctctcgctacgatttgcgatgttcctttattggatggtgataattctcttcgtggagtttctagatcggtgactcccaacttcctgcattctcttaatagtctggtatgctttcgtctttttacttcttcgtctttttactcaaaatatatttctattaatactttttacattttcttgcaggctggaaaagcttctttcgttgttgcctcagatctggagaggagacgcgaagttcttgaaaagaagaatcttcaatttcgtacaaagaatgaggaactggaagctgaagtaaaatgtcttcgcgagaagaacaaacaactagaaattgattcttcttcatacaagaataaaatctctagtcttcaacaagctaataatcaactctatggtatgttacttttatcctttcccttcattcattcatcttgttgttttatcttatttgattgatcctttttgcagacatttatggtctttctgatgaagccatcattcttcgttcattccctaatgccttggataatgacacccttcttgagcgtcttaataaatctttaaatagtttctcaaacgATAAAATTtcgtctctttctctgaatgaactgagatccaaatttcgcctcttagaaattgaccatagatctagtttaggcttagccaaccaatttaagcgtttctttcttaattctaaagagaaaatcaatgagctaagaaccaatattagtggtctcatagatgataaggatcgcatctttgatcaaggtgctaaggctttggcgaaattccaagagacccttcttgaagttcaacttgaacgagatgaagctaaccgcaagaataccgagctctgcgaaagagaaaaccaaattccttttcgtctccttataaataatgaggatgaattcgcttgggctgcgaaaatcttagacgatgccagaaaagatttaggtgtaaatgttagtctccaagttgagcataaagccttgattagagatatgatttctgacagagaaggttattaactattcttcttcactaatcttttgtttcttatgaattttcatcaagttattaattgattgccttttgctcgcagattctgaaagtagatatcgcgaaagaattgaggaacttgaagctggaaaagaggaactcgcaaagaatctttcttctcgcaacgataagtattctagattaaagaatcaaatcaagatcactgttgcgaactttaagaacgatgctctgcattttcgcaatcaaactattcaaatggtttgtgatgaccatagtattcctcactctgattatccttgtctcttggaggagatcccaaagaacattcctagtctgaccatctctgatagtgaagctgatgatgaagaatctgatggtgatgaaggtcctgatggagataaaagttctgatgcagatgaagaagggaacaagtctgatgaagatgatgaaggatcaactaagaagtagtctttgtttctttctttgatcttctgtaatacttgtacatttattccttctttctgtatatttgcgaattcttttggttctccatattccttaatatatgagtttctttcattttgacctgcattcattaaaacaattcctcCTTGCAacacggttaatcaacataatcattaatttttgaatttttgcgtaaatctatcatgtggagacaaataacattttctaatttcattcattcccatactttcctctgttatttgtatccaaatgagagatttcgcagatttttcttattttatgcctcaacttCGCAATCGTATatatataatttcgcaatcatatgagaagtgaattttgattcttttcaaaatctcatccctgcgtggtcttatttttccttcctagttaaaggtcttattatgccacctcttgtcattgcgacaaaatcgcaggacgtccttgcactttcatgcaaaaacccattgatcttgccttaactttttcttgtgtattattgcctcttcaggaatgttgcgacaatatgacaggcctaaatattcttgcgaaaataaagccccattacattgtcttcttgcgacgaaatcgcaggacgtcttcgcactttcatgcgaaaactcaTTGATctcttcttatctttttctctagtattattgcctcttcaggattgtcgcacaaatatgacaagccttaatacccttgcgagtaaaaagcctcatgacatttgcgtcttaagacacttatcagctccctaatggagggtgccgcccttatctcccccctggttgccccttcaaggaggcgtacttctaccatacaaggttagctcctcccatccggtcttaacaacaaccagttgttttcgcagcctcttataccttttacctatagggtttatggttacgagactgcaccctaagtggggttttcttcaggccgagtgcagtataagccaagacttgtcaagaatggcaaggtaatacagacgcccctggcactcttgactgaaccgtgtacctcggcgccttggtcagattctgcactccttgggagggtccttattaccttagtcgcccaacctaagtcatatgcttaagctgagaatccaaggtgccactcccggatgggctttattgaccccaaatctccatgacttaggttccggtggcggtgtaccctttccctgagccatgcaacaggtacccccttatatgacgtactttaggtcttacatttgcctcttgcgaaattgcattcgcgaactagggtgtacgccataaaggttcgcccctttctcttttgtcattgttctctgattgtcttttgtagaattcattatctctgcgagattcttgcacatcatcatatcgtatttgcatttcgcaatctcaattttgtcatttaataaaatatatttttgagaattttatttattgcgagagtgtcgcaacaaatcaatcattcatacatttcttatttttattacctttgtcattctctgcttatttgttattttctgttactgcttccttggtagtggtatcttcaccattttttattatgagctagcattagtttcgcaacatctcttatTCTTTTCGttcaattgcatccaccatcaacctctcatttctttgtgtctctttgattttgtgtcgccaactttccttcttgtttgctctaccttcgcaggattctacctcagtttcgtaacacctctttccttcaacccaatctccctttatgattcgtacaccactggggtgaggtaATTTGATAcactgatggaaagttgaagctacacctagaatctcatgtagccaaggtcgaccaattaatgcattgtagggcgattctacgtcaacgacacataacaggatttcagaagatattcccttcaatgaaattcgcatagtaacctcccctttagccttgttggcagtaccattaaaaccatatatcttatatcttgatggtataagatcatcatctcttcctcccatagttttataagtatgataaaataagatgttcacagagcttccagtatcgattagaatcatattaattgcccatgaatcttcagcttcgtcatcctcatcttctttcggttttggattaatttccaattttactaccaatggattatcatgtacctcttcaccttcggggatttcttctgcggtaaaagaaataatttgtttatgccattcctctagtggcgagattttcgcaatattcataatttctcttccatcattatatcTT comes from Papaver somniferum cultivar HN1 chromosome 7, ASM357369v1, whole genome shotgun sequence and encodes:
- the LOC113300325 gene encoding COBRA-like protein 7 isoform X2, producing the protein MADAKNLLQHMFNAAADARCLLWEKENGIKEMKEQLNELVGLLGQSEAGKKATEKQQKLREQTVAIACGSSPSLNGNVKNFAADGMNCQLSLMSLPAQKQLKSTAGTADGSLTHSGSFLQDHQWKMMQAGQLSTKKKWQKHWRLSFYMLIVILSLPSLTNSLTPPTPPPVSYCNGVHLQYTLTRINQLSPNEHYPFESTAMILNNGLEDLISWKLFIDFQHKEYLIFCTNAMLLDGTTLPADTTTNELVFSGFPTTDLKSANETQGDVEQMSVTISFVGTELGVKPPNAPMPRSISLLNDGFNCSESRMLGKGTMYACCLKEPDFVTTVTMGQYQPRKKGDLVIFYDIVRSFDSEYDAQVSIQNYNSLGRLDNWKLSWTWMGDEFIKNMRGAYPSTVGSGDCIFGPQGTFYKDMNLSNVLNCQRNPTFVDLPRAKTYDSTLGMIPFCCRDGTILPPSMNPSKSISMFQLQVQKMPPFLNRTVLVPPHNFQIKGSTFNPDFKCGPPIFVTPSLFRHPSGLPVNETAVASWQIACNIAPAEEAIPKCCVSLSAFYNESVIPCQTCACGCDRPSSTCNANAPANLLPPDALPVPFDNQTDMAIAWARSKHLQYSRPEPCPDFCGVSIHWHLKSNHSKGWSARITVFNWGETNFADWVWKVQITL
- the LOC113300325 gene encoding COBRA-like protein 7 isoform X1, which encodes MADAKNLLQHMFNAAADARCLLWEKENGIKEMKEQLNELVGLLGQSEAGKKATEKQQKLREQTVAIACGSSPSLNGNVKNFAADGMNCQLSLMSLPAQKQLKSTAGTADGSLTHSGSFLQDHQWKMMQAGQLSTKKKWQKHWRLSFYMLIVILSLPSLTNSLTPPTPPPVSYCNGVHLQYTLTRINQLSPNEHYPFESTAMILNNGLEDLISWKLFIDFQHKEYLIFCTNAMLLDGTTLPADTTTNELVFSGFPTTDLKSANETQGDVEQMSVTISFVGTELGVKPPNAPMPRSISLLNDGFNCSESRMLGKGTMYACCLKEPDFVTTVTMGQYQPRKKGDLVIFYDIVRSFDSEYDAQVSIQNYNSLGRLDNWKLSWTWMGDEFIKNMRGAYPSTVGSGDCIFGPQGTFYKDMNLSNVLNCQRNPTFVDLPRAKTYDSTLGMIPFCCRDGTILPPSMNPSKSISMFQLQVQKMPPFLNRTVLVPPHNFQIKGSTFNPDFKCGPPIFVTPSLFRHPSGLPVNETAVASWQIACNIAPAEEAIPKCCVSLSAFYNESVIPCQTCACGCDRPSSTCNANAPANLLPPDALPVPFDNQTDMAIAWARSKHLQYSRPEPCPDFCGVSIHWHLKSNHSKGWSARITVFNWGETNFADWYVAVQFRKAIVGFETMHQFNGTAFNSSDDTIFLQGMEGSNYLVGEVDCANPARDIRVPGIQQSINSFTVKEKTPGVARDKFPAKVLFDGAECALPVVFPSPRIRWLASIWAFVLGFAALMLN